The following coding sequences lie in one Arabidopsis thaliana chromosome 3, partial sequence genomic window:
- a CDS encoding fusaric acid resistance family protein (CONTAINS InterPro DOMAIN/s: Fusaric acid resistance protein, conserved region (InterPro:IPR006726); BEST Arabidopsis thaliana protein match is: unknown protein (TAIR:AT2G28780.1); Has 503 Blast hits to 494 proteins in 215 species: Archae - 0; Bacteria - 423; Metazoa - 0; Fungi - 0; Plants - 65; Viruses - 0; Other Eukaryotes - 15 (source: NCBI BLink).) — MRDTTWLERLGLALRTAMACLIVSLTTLYGPKPLRHFTTFPAFSYLTTILIWLSDAEPTYGEVLKCCLDVSYATFQTIAIALVSVLVVGPASLGNGLVAPVAVALASFIVAFPVSTSLLTKRIAFGQIVVVYVTFVVFNGEVAHVFMLPVHVAGSTALGAIASLIAVLLPFPRLAHSQMSKGCKLYAENALERLNMFVEIMMARDNTTAQVLIARAASLSAAAKNTLKNIKIHHERISWERPDTRFLSRKQKLDPAEKLHATDFLLRGLELALGSCSSFPQGMSRDELTRLLEGPRTHIAPRSESTLKSQDSLGWHHEAESLSTAALPVCFFRYCVELFRGDFLSLRQDSKSVNGRTTEEEIHPANEGLSMARKFWDILCVWMARERFVFAFKCSISLGLAVLFGILYNKNNGYWSGLTVAISLVSGRQATLTVANSRLQGTAMGSVYGLICCSVFQRLEEFRFLPLLPWIILAVFMRHSKVYGQPGGVTAAIAALLILGRRNYGAPTEFAIARIVEASIGLLCFVFGEILVTPARAATLARTEISHCLDALLDCIQSLVLCSEQKNQKVVADLRKSQVKLKSHVEALERFAAEALTEPKIPFLRRLNTDSYNRLLGSFSKISDLCLYVCDGLKNLSGVQPTLAFPWDNITHELRAFQEKLHPSVKCLKEISQTKSQARLQKELQKRKICHDVEAGTTSNDNYSYMELGPSQADVERFSVSFVMLLKEATDKISCNTADDAFKSETALCLSSLGFCISRLMQETICIMTEITHTT, encoded by the exons ATGCGCGACACAACATGGCTCGAGCGACTTGGCCTGGCTCTGCGAACCGCCATGGCTTGTCTCATCGTGAGCTTAACCACTTTGTACGGTCCCAAACCACTAAGACACTTCACAACGTTTCCAGCCTTTTCTTACCTGACCACAATCTTGATCTGGCTCTCCGATGCTGAACCAACATACGGCGAAGTTCTCAAGTGCTGTCTTGATGTCTCTTACGCCACTTTTCAGACAATAGCCATTGCGCTAGTGAGTGTCTTGGTGGTTGGACCAGCTTCACTAGGGAATGGCTTGGTGGCTCCAGTTGCTGTGGCTCTAGCTTCATTCATAGTGGCTTTCCCCGTGTCCACGAGTCTGCTGACTAAACGGATTGCCTTTGGGCAGATTGTTGTAGTCTACGTGACTTTTGTGGTGTTCAATGGAGAGGTGGCTCATGTATTCATGCTCCCGGTTCATGTGGCAGGCAGTACAGCACTTGGAGCCATTGCTTCACTCATCGCAGTGCTTCTCCCGTTTCCAAGGCTGGCTCATAGTCAG ATGAGTAAGGGTTGCAAATTATATGCTGAAAATGCTCTTGAGAGGTTGAATATGTTTGTGGAGATCATGATGGCACGAGACAACACCACAGCTCAGGTTTTGATCGCACGGGCTGCTTCATTGTCTGCAGCAGCTAAAAACACACTCAAGAACATCAAAATCCACCAT GAGCGTATATCATGGGAGAGACCAGATACAAGATTCTTGAGCAGGAAGCAGAAGTTGGATCCTGCAGAGAAACTGCATGCAACAGATTTTCTGTTGAGGGGATTGGAGCTGGCTTTGGGCTCTTGCAGTTCCTTTCCTCAAGGCATGAGCCGCGACGAACTGACTCGTCTTTTAGAAGGTCCCAGGACACATATTGCTCCACGGTCAGAATCTACTCTCAAGTCCCAAGATAGTCTAGGGTGGCATCATGAGGCTGAGTCTCTGTCTACTGCAGCTTTACCGGTTTGCTTCTTCCGGTACTGCGTAGAACTCTTCAGAGGTGATTTCTTATCTTTGAGACAAGACAGTAAATCCGTAAATGGAAGGACCACGGAGGAAGAAATTCATCCAGCAAACGAAGGGTTGTCCATGGCCAGAAAGTTTTGGGACATTCTCTGTGTCTGGATGGCCAGAGAaaggtttgtttttgcattCAAGTGCTCAATTTCTCTTGGCCTTGCGGTGCTGTTTGGTATActgtataataaaaataacgGGTATTGGTCGGGTCTAACTGTAGCCATTAGCCTTGTAAGCGGTAGGCAAGCAACACTAACAGTAGCAAATTCTCGTCTACAAGGGACAGCCATGGGATCAGTCTACGGTCTAATATGTTGTTCTGTTTTCCAAAGACTAGAAGAATTCAGGTTCTTACCTCTTCTCCCTTGGATAATCCTCGCCGTCTTCATGAGGCACAGCAAAGTCTATGGCCAGCCTGGAGGAGTTACGGCTGCAATTGCTGCACTGTTGATACTTGGGAGGAGAAATTATGGAGCTCCAACTGAATTTGCAATCGCTCGCATCGTTGAAGCTTCGATCGGgttgctctgttttgtcttCGGGGAGATTCTTGTCACCCCTGCGAGAGCAGCAACGCTTGCAAGAACCGAAATTTCACACTGTCTCGATGCCCTCTTAGATTGCATCCAATCACTCGTTCTTTGTTCTGAGCAGAAGAACCAGAAAGTGGTTGCAGATTTGAGAAAAAGTCAGGTAAAACTCAAATCTCATGTTGAAGCATTAGAGAGGTTTGCAGCAGAAGCCTTAACAGAGCCTAAGATTCCGTTCCTCCGCCGGCTCAACACGGACAGTTACAACAGGCTTTTGGGCTCTTTCTCGAAGATATCTGATCTTTGTCTCTATGTTTGTGATGGCCTCAAAAATCTATCTGGAGTTCAACCAACACTTGCATTTCCTTGGGACAACATCACTCATGAGCTTAGAGCCTTCCAAGAAAAGCTTCACCCTTCGGTGAAATGCTTAAAAGAGATTTCTCAAACCAAGTCTCAAGCAAGACTCCAAAAGGAGTTGCAGAAGAGAAAGATCTGCCATGATGTTGAAGCAGGAACAACATCAAACGACAACTACTCATACATGGAGCTGGGTCCAAGCCAGGCTGATGTGGAGAGGTTTTCGGTTTCTTTCGTCATGCTACTGAAGGAAGCAACAGACAAGATAAGTTGTAACACAGCAGACGATGCGTTCAAGAGTGAAACTGCCCTATGTCTGAGCAGTCTAGGGTTCTGCATTAGCAGATTAATGCAGGAAACAATATGTATTATGACAGAAATAACCCATACAACTTGA
- a CDS encoding dolichyl-diphosphooligosaccharide-protein glycosyltransferase subunit, producing MFDDQDLGFFANFLGIFIFILVIAYHFVMADPKFE from the coding sequence ATGTTTGACGATCAAGATCTGGGATTCTTTGCCAATTTCCTGGGAATCTTCATTTTCATACTGGTGATTGCCTACCATTTCGTCATGGCTGACCCTAAATTCGAATAG
- a CDS encoding Major facilitator superfamily protein (Major facilitator superfamily protein; CONTAINS InterPro DOMAIN/s: Major facilitator superfamily, general substrate transporter (InterPro:IPR016196); Has 810 Blast hits to 800 proteins in 150 species: Archae - 2; Bacteria - 12; Metazoa - 490; Fungi - 196; Plants - 54; Viruses - 0; Other Eukaryotes - 56 (source: NCBI BLink).), whose protein sequence is MESRNDEEAPLISASGEDRKVRAGKCYTRDVHILSISFLLIFLAYGAAQNLETTVNKDLGTISLGILYVSFMFCSMVASLVVRLMGSKNALVLGTTGYWLFVAANLKPSWFTMVPASLYLGFAASIIWVGQGTYLTSIARSHATDHGLHEGSVIGVFNGEFWAMFACHQLFGNLITLALLKDGKEGSTSGTTLLMLVFLFSMTLGTILMFFIRKIDGEDGKGPVGSPVGLVDSLASLPRMIITPLLDIRMLLIVPLLAYSGLQQAFVWAEFTKEIVTPAIGVSGVGGAMAVYGALDAVCSMTAGRFTSGLSSITFIVSGGAVAQASVFLWLLLGYRQTSGVLGTAYPLIMAAILGIGDGILNTQISALLALLFKHDTEGAFAQLKVWQSAAIAIVFFLSPYISLQAMLIVMLVMVCVSLFSFLFLALKVENVFTHDE, encoded by the exons ATGGAATCTCGAAACGACGAGGAGGCGCCGTTGATCTCTGCCTCTGGTGAGGATCGGAAAGTCAGAGCTGGAAAGTGCTACACAAGGGATGTTCATATCCTCAGCATCTCCTTTCTGCTAATCTTCCTCGCTTACGGTGCTGCTCAGAACCTCGAAACTACCGTAAATAAG GATTTGGGAACAATCTCTCTGGGGATATTGTATGTGTCCTTCATGTTTTGCTCCATGGTTGCATCTTTGGTTGTCCGGTTAATGGGATCAAAGAATGCTCTGGTTTTAGGAACTACTGGGTATTGGCTCTTTGTTGCTGCTAATCTGAAGCCATCATG GTTTACTATGGTACCAGCCTCTTTATACCTTGGATTTGCAGCTTCAATAATATGGGTTGGTCAG GGAACATACCTTACATCAATTGCGAGAAGCCATGCTACAGATCATGGCCTGCATGAAGGTTCGGTAATAGGTGTCTTCAATGGGGAATTTTGGGCTATGTTTGCCTGCCACCAG CTGTTTGGGAATCTCATCACACTTGCATTACTGAAAGATGGAAAG GAAGGAAGCACCAGTGGCACTACCTTATTGATGTTGGTGTTTCTCTTCAGTATGACATTAGGAACAATACTTATGTTCTTCATTCGGAAAATTGATGGAGAAGATGGAAAAGGACCTGTGGGTTCTCCTGTGGGCTTAGTTGATTCCTTGGCATCTCTTCCAAGGATGATAATTACTCCTTTGCTCGACATACGGATGCTACTGATTGTCCCACTCCTTGCATATTCAGGATTGCAACAAGCATTTGTTTG GGCTGAGTTTACAAAGGAAATTGTTACGCCGGCGATTGGTGTCTCAGGTGTTGGTGGGGCGATGGCAGTCTACGGAGCTCTTGATGCAGTT TGTTCAATGACTGCTGGAAGGTTTACCTCTGGTTTGTCATCGATCACCTTCATAGTTTCTGGTGGAGCTGTTGCTCAAGCTTCTGTGTTTCTCTGGCTTCTTCTCGGGTACAG GCAAACTAGCGGAGTACTTGGCACAGCTTACCCACTTATAATGGCGGCCATATTAGGAATTGGTGATGGAATATTAAATACTCAAATCAGTGCTCTTCTCGCATTACTCTTCAAACATGACACG GAAGGAGCATTTGCGCAGCTAAAAGTATGGCAGAGCGCAGCAATAGCGATAGTGTTCTTCCTAAGCCCGTACATATCACTGCAAGCAATGCTCATAGTGATGCTGGTTATGGTCTGTGTTTCACTCTTCTCTTTCCTGTTTTTAGCTCTTAAGGTAGAGAATGTATTTACCCACGACGAATAA
- a CDS encoding Histone superfamily protein (Histone superfamily protein; FUNCTIONS IN: DNA binding; INVOLVED IN: nucleosome assembly; LOCATED IN: nucleus, nucleosome; EXPRESSED IN: 18 plant structures; EXPRESSED DURING: 8 growth stages; CONTAINS InterPro DOMAIN/s: Histone H2B (InterPro:IPR000558), Histone-fold (InterPro:IPR009072), Histone core (InterPro:IPR007125); BEST Arabidopsis thaliana protein match is: Histone superfamily protein (TAIR:AT5G02570.1); Has 3226 Blast hits to 3226 proteins in 338 species: Archae - 0; Bacteria - 0; Metazoa - 2242; Fungi - 198; Plants - 460; Viruses - 0; Other Eukaryotes - 326 (source: NCBI BLink).) yields MAPKAEKKPSEKAPKADKKITKEGGSERKKKTKKSTETYKIYLFKVLKQVHPDIGISGKAMGIMNSFINDTFEKIALESSRLARYNKKPTITSREIQTAVRLVLPGELAKHAVSEGTKAVTKFTSS; encoded by the coding sequence ATGGCACCGAAGGCAGAGAAGAAACCGTCGGAGAAAGCACCAAAGGCAGATAAGAAGATCACGAAAGAAGGAGGAAgcgagaggaagaagaagactaagaAGAGCACAGAGACGTACAAGATCTACCTATTCAAGGTGTTGAAACAAGTTCATCCTGATATCGGGATCTCTGGAAAAGCCATGGGAATCATGAACAGTTTCATCAACGACACCTTCGAGAAAATTGCTCTGGAATCGTCGCGATTGGCTAGGTATAACAAGAAACCGACGATCACGTCCCGGGAAATCCAAACCGCCGTAAGGCTCGTGTTGCCTGGTGAATTAGCGAAGCACGCTGTTTCTGAGGGTACCAAAGCCGTCACCAAATTCACCAGTTCTTAG
- a CDS encoding Tetratricopeptide repeat (TPR)-like superfamily protein (Tetratricopeptide repeat (TPR)-like superfamily protein; FUNCTIONS IN: binding; INVOLVED IN: photosynthesis, light reaction; LOCATED IN: chloroplast thylakoid lumen; EXPRESSED IN: 16 plant structures; EXPRESSED DURING: 9 growth stages; CONTAINS InterPro DOMAIN/s: Tetratricopeptide-like helical (InterPro:IPR011990), Tetratricopeptide repeat-containing (InterPro:IPR013026), Tetratricopeptide repeat (InterPro:IPR019734); BEST Arabidopsis thaliana protein match is: Tetratricopeptide repeat (TPR)-like superfamily protein (TAIR:AT5G02590.1); Has 963 Blast hits to 845 proteins in 243 species: Archae - 144; Bacteria - 518; Metazoa - 11; Fungi - 0; Plants - 91; Viruses - 0; Other Eukaryotes - 199 (source: NCBI BLink).), which yields MASPATFQFSRTKLNLQINLVERKSPSKLSFPLLFRDQAKSTPIRFPVIRASSSSSASNHKPSLLKTTFISLTAAAALFSASFYFVNKRAAMTPVAVVETTLEKHLETQSNDVNALSLLTEIKFKSDKHEQAIVFLDRLIEIEPYERKWPAMKARILSYHGKSESAIEAFEEILEKDPIRVDAYHYLVMEYYNSKPKLTEIEKRINKVIRRCKKEKKTKEILGFRMLIAQIRFIEGKSVEAIRICEELVKEDPNDFTIYLFQGVVYTLMNKGEEAAKQFEHVARVIPRNHPSRETAARTTNSNEWRVIVAYDNVYCYLSTFARLSMASLFNKFG from the coding sequence ATGGCGTCTCCGGCGACGTTTCAATTCTCTAGAACAAAACTTAACCTTCAGATCAACCTCGTCGAGCGAAAATCTCCTTCAAAACTCTCGTTTCCTCTTTTATTCAGAGACCAAGCAAAGTCAACACCAATCAGATTTCCCGTCATAAGagcttcatcatcttcgtcgGCGTCAAATCATAAACCTTCACTGCTTAAAACCACCTTCATCAGCCTCACCGCAGCCGCAGCTCTGTTCTCAGCATCGTTTTACTTCGTCAACAAACGCGCCGCGATGACTCCAGTTGCTGTGGTAGAGACGACACTCGAGAAGCACCTCGAGACACAATCAAACGATGTGAATGCTTTATCATTGCTGACGGAAATCAAATTTAAGTCCGATAAACATGAGCAGGCGATTGTATTTCTGGACCGTCTGATCGAGATCGAGCCATATGAACGAAAATGGCCGGCTATGAAGGCTCGGATTCTCTCATACCACGGGAAAAGTGAATCAGCAATCGAAGCTTTCGAGGAGATTCTCGAAAAGGATCCGATACGCGTCGATGCTTATCATTACTTGGTGATGGAGTATTACAACTCTAAACCTAAATTAacagagatagagaagagGATCAACAAAGTGATTCGAAGAtgcaagaaggagaagaagacgaaagagATTCTCGGTTTCAGAATGTTGATCGCACAGATTAGGTTTATTGAAGGAAAATCAGTTGAAGCAATTCGGATTTGTGAAGAGCTAGTGAAGGAAGATCCAAATGATTTCactatatatttgtttcaagGAGTCGTGTATACATTGATGAATAAGGGAGAGGAAGCTGCGAAGCAATTTGAGCATGTTGCTAGGGTTATACCAAGGAATCACCCGTCTAGAGAGACTGCCGCGAGGACCACGAACTCAAATGAATGGAGAGTCATCGTAGCTTACGATAATGTCTACTGCTATTTATCTACATTTGCTAGGCTTTCCATGGCTTCTTTGTTTAATAAGTTTGGCTAA
- a CDS encoding Ribosomal L29 family protein (Ribosomal L29 family protein; FUNCTIONS IN: structural constituent of ribosome; INVOLVED IN: translation, ribosome biogenesis; LOCATED IN: ribosome, cytosolic large ribosomal subunit, nucleolus; EXPRESSED IN: 22 plant structures; EXPRESSED DURING: 13 growth stages; CONTAINS InterPro DOMAIN/s: Ribosomal protein L29 (InterPro:IPR001854), Ribosomal protein L29, conserved site (InterPro:IPR018254); BEST Arabidopsis thaliana protein match is: Ribosomal L29 family protein (TAIR:AT5G02610.1); Has 1251 Blast hits to 1251 proteins in 504 species: Archae - 156; Bacteria - 322; Metazoa - 302; Fungi - 146; Plants - 143; Viruses - 0; Other Eukaryotes - 182 (source: NCBI BLink).), translating to MARIKVHELREKSKSDLQNQLKELKAELALLRVAKVTGGAPNKLSKIKVVRKSIAQVLTVSSQKQKSALREAYKNKKLLPLDLRPKKTRAIRRRLTKHQASLKTEREKKKEMYFPIRKYAIKV from the exons ATGG CGAGGATTAAGGTTCACGAATTGAGGGAGAAGTCGAAGAGCGATCTTCAAAACCAGCTGAAGGAACTCAAAGCTGAGCTCGCTCTCCTCCGTGTCGCTAAAGTCACCGGAGGTGCTCCAAACAAGCTCTCTAAAAT CAAGGTCGTGCGTAAATCCATAGCTCAGGTTTTGACAGTGTCTTCTCAGAAGCAGAAGTCTGCTCTAAGAGAAGCatacaagaacaagaagttgCTTCCTCTTGATCTCCGTCCCAAGAAGACCCGTGCTATTCGTAGACGCCTCACCAAACACCAG GCCTCGTTGAAGACAGAgcgtgagaagaagaaggagatgtaTTTCCCAATAAGGAAGTACGCTATCAAAGTTTAA
- a CDS encoding Ribonuclease H-like superfamily protein (Ribonuclease H-like superfamily protein; FUNCTIONS IN: nucleic acid binding; INVOLVED IN: biological_process unknown; LOCATED IN: cellular_component unknown; CONTAINS InterPro DOMAIN/s: Polynucleotidyl transferase, ribonuclease H fold (InterPro:IPR012337), RNA-directed DNA polymerase (reverse transcriptase), related (InterPro:IPR015706); BEST Arabidopsis thaliana protein match is: Ribonuclease H-like superfamily protein (TAIR:AT2G02650.1); Has 1469 Blast hits to 1446 proteins in 23 species: Archae - 0; Bacteria - 0; Metazoa - 0; Fungi - 0; Plants - 1468; Viruses - 0; Other Eukaryotes - 1 (source: NCBI BLink).), with product MKARYFKDVSILDAKVRKQQSYGWASLLDGIALLKKGTRHLIGDGQNIRIGLDNIVDSHPPRPLNTEETYKEMTINNLFERKGSYYFWDDSKISQFVDQSDHGFIHRIYLAKSKKPDKIIWNYNTTGEYTVRSGYWLLTHDPSTNIPAINPPHGSIDLKTRIWNLPIMPKLKHFLWRALSQALATTERLTTRGMRIDPSCPRCHRENESINHALFTCPFATMAWRLSDSSLIRNQLMSNDFEENISNILNFVQDTTMSDFHKLLPVWLIWRIWKARNNVVFNKFRESPSKTVLSAKAETHDWLNATQSHKKTPSPTRQIAENKIEWRNPPATYVKCNFDAGFDVQKLEATGGWIIRNHYGTPISWGSMKLAHTSNPLEAETKALLAALQQTWIRGYTQVFMEGDCQTLINLINGISFHSSLANHLEDISFWANKFASIQFGFIRRKGNKLAHVLAKYGCTYSTFYSGSGSLPIWLDRYFCNDSN from the coding sequence ATGAAAGCCCGGTATTTCAAAGATGTTTCAATTCTTGATGCTAAggtaagaaaacaacaatcttATGGATGGGCATCGCTTTTAGATGGCATTgcacttttaaaaaaaggaacaagacATTTGATTGGTGATGGACAGAATATTCGTATCGGATTGGATAATATTGTGGACTCTCATCCTCCTAGACCGTTAAATACAGAAGAAACATATAAGGAGATGACAATTAATAACTTGTTCGAACGTAAAGGCTCCTACTACTTCTGGGATGATTCTAAAATTTCTCAATTTGTCGACCAAAGCGATCATGGATTCATACACCGTATCTACCTTGCTAAGAGTAAAAAACCAGACAAAATTATTTGGAATTACAATACAACGGGAGAATATACGGTTCGTTCTGGCTATTGGCTCCTTACTCATGATCCGTCCACAAACATTCCCGCCATAAACCCTCCTCATGGTTCGATCGATTTGAAAACCAGAATCTGGAATTTGCCAATCATGCCGAAATTAAAACACTTCCTTTGGCGAGCCCTATCTCAAGCTCTTGCTACAACTGAGAGGTTAACTACTAGAGGAATGCGTATAGATCCTAGTTGTCCTCGTTGCCATCGGGAAAATGAATCGATTAACCATGCTCTCTTTACTTGCCCTTTCGCAACAATGGCTTGGCGGTTATCGGATTCGTCACTCATTCGTAATCAACTTATGTCAAACgactttgaagaaaacatcTCCAATATCTTGAACTTTGTCCAGGATACCACAATGTCAGATTTCCATAAGCTTCTCCCGGTTTGGCTCATATGGCGAATATGGAAGGCAAGAAATAATGTAGTATTCAATAAGTTCAGAGAAAGCCCgtcaaaaactgttttaagTGCAAAGGCTGAAACACATGATTGGCTCAATGCAACACAAAGCCATAAGAAAACACCATCACCGACTCGACAAATTGCAGAGAATAAAATAGAATGGAGGAATCCACCTGCCACATATGTAAAGTGTAATTTTGATGCTGGTTTCGATGTACAGAAGTTGGAAGCTACAGGAGGCTGGATCATCAGAAATCATTACGGGACACCAATTTCATGGGGTTCAATGAAGTTGGCTCATACGAGTAATCCGCTTGAGGCAGAAACCAAAGCTCTTTTGGCGGCTTTACAACAAACCTGGATTCGAGGATACACACAAGTATTCATGGAAGGCGATTGTCAGACGCTAATTAACTTGATTAATGGGATTTCGTTTCACAGTTCCTTAGCAAATCACCTGGAGGACATCAGTTTTTGGGCAAATAAATTTGCAAGCattcagtttggttttattaggAGAAAGGGAAACAAATTAGCTCATGTCTTAGCGAAATATGGTTGTACTTATTCTACCTTTTATTCTGGTTCTGGTTCTTTACCTATTTGGCTTGATCGATACTTTTGTAATGACTCTAATTGa